A portion of the Microbacterium hominis genome contains these proteins:
- a CDS encoding DUF1990 family protein, whose translation MRRGTFKDETVDYAAVGATQAPDLMQYPPERSLPAQDSWRIGSGESRFHSAGEALLSWGAQRGAGLQLTDVRPASGPMYSGVSFDEEGKPVAPSRNDADLRYDADGTPFVGAGTTVEVEGRVKGMKADAQLRVIFAVEEPRRIGFALGTVGGSVVSGEESFMIEWYENDEVWFTVRAFDAPAAFLYRLLPALVRRRRRELFTRYLRAISPLYATPA comes from the coding sequence ATGCGCCGCGGGACCTTCAAGGATGAGACGGTCGACTATGCCGCGGTCGGGGCGACACAGGCACCCGACCTCATGCAGTATCCGCCGGAGCGCAGCCTCCCGGCCCAGGACTCCTGGCGGATCGGCAGCGGCGAGTCCCGCTTCCACAGCGCCGGGGAGGCGCTGCTGTCGTGGGGTGCCCAGCGTGGCGCCGGTCTGCAGCTGACCGATGTCCGGCCTGCGTCCGGTCCGATGTACTCCGGCGTCAGCTTCGACGAGGAGGGCAAGCCGGTCGCCCCGAGTCGCAACGACGCCGACCTCCGCTACGACGCCGACGGCACGCCGTTCGTCGGCGCGGGTACCACTGTCGAGGTCGAGGGCCGGGTCAAGGGCATGAAGGCGGATGCCCAGCTGCGCGTCATCTTCGCCGTCGAGGAGCCTCGCCGCATCGGGTTCGCGCTCGGCACCGTCGGCGGATCGGTCGTCTCCGGCGAGGAGTCCTTCATGATCGAGTGGTACGAGAACGACGAGGTCTGGTTCACCGTGCGCGCGTTCGACGCCCCCGCCGCCTTCCTCTACCGGCTCCTTCCCGCCCTGGTCCGCCGGCGCCGTCGGGAGCTGTTCACGCGGTACCTGCGCGCGATCTCTCCGCTGTACGCGACGCCCGCGTGA
- a CDS encoding HIT domain-containing protein, whose product MSEPSVFTRILNGEIPAEIVAETENVVAITDIAPQAPVHVVVFPRSADYRDVVELAAGDPALLTEIVGLAESVAEDLADGDFRLVFNRGAGAGQTVFHVHAHVLAGGLKESSVGA is encoded by the coding sequence ATGAGCGAGCCCAGCGTGTTCACACGCATCCTGAACGGCGAGATCCCCGCGGAGATCGTCGCGGAGACCGAGAACGTCGTCGCGATCACGGACATCGCGCCGCAGGCGCCCGTTCACGTCGTCGTCTTCCCGCGCTCGGCGGACTATCGCGATGTGGTGGAGCTGGCGGCAGGAGACCCGGCGCTGCTCACCGAGATCGTCGGGCTGGCGGAGTCCGTCGCCGAAGATCTCGCCGACGGCGATTTCCGGCTGGTCTTCAACCGCGGCGCGGGTGCCGGTCAGACGGTCTTCCACGTGCACGCGCACGTCCTCGCCGGCGGACTGAAGGAGTCGAGCGTCGGTGCCTGA
- a CDS encoding alpha/beta fold hydrolase, which translates to MVVQVVLVHGIRTSATMWRAQLAHLSARGTPAVAVDLPGHGTRRGEPFTLDEAFATIDRAVQDAATRGPVVLAGHSMGGLLSIAFVGREDPPPIAGFIAASCTAVPRGLGLAAYRALARGFDALPDRGMWLTDFVLDRTLPAETRSDFGAGGYAFDIQDEALRSLSVLDLLAALGRIEVPLWFINGQYDQLRVNERLFQRVAPHAELIVVPRTSHLVSAMRPAVFNALLDVAITTCERT; encoded by the coding sequence GTGGTCGTCCAGGTCGTCCTCGTGCACGGGATCCGCACGTCCGCGACCATGTGGCGCGCCCAGCTCGCGCACCTTTCGGCGCGCGGCACCCCCGCGGTGGCCGTGGACCTCCCCGGGCACGGTACGCGCCGGGGAGAGCCGTTCACCCTCGACGAGGCGTTCGCCACCATCGACCGTGCGGTGCAGGATGCCGCCACCCGCGGCCCCGTCGTGCTGGCAGGGCATTCGATGGGCGGCCTGCTCTCGATCGCCTTCGTGGGACGCGAGGATCCGCCCCCGATCGCCGGCTTCATCGCGGCATCGTGCACCGCGGTCCCCCGCGGTCTCGGACTGGCGGCCTACCGCGCCCTCGCCCGAGGCTTCGACGCCCTGCCCGACCGCGGCATGTGGCTGACGGACTTCGTGCTCGACCGCACCCTCCCCGCGGAGACCCGATCAGACTTCGGAGCCGGCGGATACGCGTTCGACATCCAGGACGAGGCGCTGCGGAGCCTGTCGGTCCTGGACCTGCTCGCGGCGCTCGGTCGGATCGAGGTGCCGCTGTGGTTCATCAACGGCCAGTACGATCAGCTGCGCGTCAACGAGCGGCTGTTCCAGCGCGTCGCACCGCACGCGGAGCTCATCGTGGTGCCGCGTACCAGCCACCTCGTGTCGGCCATGCGGCCGGCGGTCTTCAACGCGCTGCTCGACGTCGCGATCACGACATGCGAGCGGACCTGA
- the hrcA gene encoding heat-inducible transcriptional repressor HrcA, whose protein sequence is MVSERGLQVLRAIVQDYVDTREPVGSKAIVERHAFGVSAATIRNDMALLEDEELIAAPHTSSGRVPTDKGYRVFVDHLAQLRPLTPAQRQAIAAFLEGPGDLDDALARTVRVLSQLTGQVALVQYPSFARANVTHVELVPLGGGRMIVIVVTDTGRVSQRVVWVRAELDESDTARMRAEIGTVLVGRSVREGLHRIAEHQAASPASPGELRLATEAVLRVVAEELEDFRQDRLVMAGSANLARREADFRGSIYPLLEAIEEQVTLLRLMGEMVADEQGLAASIGRENEQFGLSEASIVTSDYDAPGAHARVGVLGPTRMDYSSNLAAVRAVARYLTRLLDEDDQGR, encoded by the coding sequence ATGGTCAGCGAACGAGGACTGCAGGTGCTGCGGGCGATCGTCCAGGACTACGTCGACACCCGTGAGCCGGTGGGCAGCAAGGCGATCGTCGAACGCCACGCCTTCGGCGTGTCGGCCGCCACGATCCGCAACGACATGGCGCTGCTCGAAGACGAGGAGCTCATCGCCGCTCCGCACACCTCGTCGGGCCGGGTTCCCACCGACAAGGGCTACCGGGTCTTCGTCGACCACCTCGCACAGCTGCGGCCGCTGACACCTGCGCAGCGGCAGGCCATCGCGGCGTTCCTGGAGGGGCCGGGGGACCTCGACGACGCGCTGGCGCGCACCGTCCGCGTCCTCTCCCAGCTGACCGGCCAGGTGGCGCTGGTCCAGTACCCTTCCTTCGCCCGCGCGAACGTCACCCACGTCGAGCTCGTGCCGCTGGGCGGCGGGCGGATGATCGTCATCGTCGTCACCGACACCGGCCGCGTCTCGCAGCGGGTCGTGTGGGTGCGCGCGGAGCTCGATGAGTCCGACACCGCGCGGATGCGCGCCGAGATCGGCACCGTTCTGGTCGGCCGATCGGTGCGCGAGGGCCTGCACCGCATCGCCGAGCACCAGGCGGCCTCGCCCGCCTCGCCGGGCGAGCTGCGCCTGGCCACCGAGGCCGTGCTGCGGGTGGTGGCCGAGGAGCTCGAGGACTTCCGGCAGGACCGGCTGGTCATGGCGGGCAGCGCCAACCTCGCCCGACGCGAGGCCGACTTCCGCGGCAGCATCTATCCGCTCCTCGAGGCGATCGAGGAGCAGGTGACCCTCCTGCGCCTCATGGGCGAGATGGTCGCCGACGAGCAGGGGCTCGCCGCCAGCATCGGACGCGAGAACGAGCAGTTCGGCCTGTCCGAGGCATCCATCGTCACCAGCGACTACGACGCGCCCGGGGCGCATGCGCGGGTCGGGGTCCTGGGGCCCACCCGCATGGACTATTCGAGCAACCTCGCAGCGGTGCGCGCCGTCGCCCGCTACCTCACGCGGCTGCTCGACGAAGACGACCAGGGTCGCTGA
- the dnaJ gene encoding molecular chaperone DnaJ: MADHYEVLGVSRDASLDEIKKAYRRLARQLHPDVNPGEEAAERFKLVTHAYDVLSDTEQRARYDMGGGDSPFGGAGGFGGFGDIFETFFGAAGGGGRGARPRSRRERGQDALVRVTLDLGDVVFGAHRDIEVDTAVLCETCDGSCCQPGTSPVTCDICHGTGHVQRQVRSLLGNVVTSQPCNVCQGYGTTIPYPCATCQGQGRVRARRTVSLDIPAGVETGLRLQLPGSGEVGPAGGPNGDLYVEVSVTPHDVFSRDGDDLLATIDVSMPDAILGTTTTIESLDGPVELELRPGVQAGDVLTIKGRGITPLRGSQRGDLRVGVHVVTPTRLDAKERALIEEFARRTKAPAPRLAEFHQGLFAKLRDRFRSS, translated from the coding sequence GTGGCTGACCACTACGAGGTGCTGGGAGTCTCGCGCGACGCATCGCTCGACGAGATCAAGAAGGCCTATCGGCGACTGGCGCGCCAGCTCCACCCGGACGTCAATCCCGGCGAGGAGGCTGCGGAGCGCTTCAAGCTCGTCACCCACGCCTACGACGTTCTGAGCGACACCGAGCAGCGCGCCCGCTATGACATGGGCGGCGGCGACTCGCCGTTCGGCGGCGCGGGCGGATTCGGCGGATTCGGCGACATCTTCGAGACCTTCTTCGGGGCCGCCGGCGGCGGCGGTCGCGGCGCGCGGCCTCGTTCGCGGCGCGAGCGCGGGCAGGATGCGCTGGTGCGCGTGACGCTCGACCTCGGCGACGTCGTGTTCGGAGCCCATCGCGACATCGAGGTCGACACCGCCGTGCTGTGCGAGACGTGCGACGGCTCGTGCTGCCAGCCCGGAACCTCTCCGGTCACGTGCGACATCTGCCACGGAACCGGTCACGTGCAGCGCCAGGTGCGCAGCCTCCTCGGCAACGTGGTGACCTCCCAGCCGTGCAACGTGTGCCAGGGGTACGGCACGACGATCCCTTACCCGTGCGCGACCTGCCAGGGCCAGGGACGGGTCCGGGCGCGCCGCACGGTCTCCCTCGACATCCCCGCCGGCGTCGAGACGGGTCTGCGCCTGCAACTGCCCGGCTCGGGCGAGGTCGGTCCCGCCGGCGGACCGAACGGCGACCTCTACGTCGAGGTGTCGGTCACCCCGCACGACGTGTTCAGCCGCGACGGCGACGATCTCCTCGCGACGATCGACGTGTCCATGCCCGATGCGATCCTCGGCACCACCACGACGATCGAATCCCTCGACGGGCCGGTGGAGCTGGAGCTTCGCCCCGGCGTGCAGGCCGGCGACGTGCTCACGATCAAGGGCCGCGGCATCACGCCGCTGCGCGGATCCCAGCGCGGCGACCTGAGGGTCGGGGTGCACGTGGTGACGCCCACCCGCCTGGATGCCAAGGAGCGCGCGCTGATCGAGGAGTTCGCGCGACGCACCAAGGCTCCCGCCCCTCGGCTGGCCGAGTTCCACCAGGGTCTGTTCGCCAAGCTCCGCGACCGGTTCCGCAGCAGCTGA
- a CDS encoding PhoH family protein, whose amino-acid sequence MVQLLGPQDRLLRVVEKEHPGVDVHVRGNEITLTGEAAAVAAARALVDELLAMTKAGHALGESDVSSSSRILRSEGGPRPSEVLGEAILSSRGKVIRPKTLGQKAYVDAIEENTIVFGIGPAGTGKTYLAMAKAVQALQRKEVSRIILTRPAVEAGERLGFLPGTLTDKIDPYLRPLYDALNEMMDPELVPKLMATGTIEVAPLAYMRGRTLNDSFVVLDEAQNTTPEQMKMFLTRLGFGTRMVVTGDITQIDLPQGASGLRLVTRVLGEIDDIHFSYLTSDDVVRHTLVGRIVDAYSEFDERRLTARRERDEATEFANRAERRAASRPAGPRDHLPKRGRS is encoded by the coding sequence ATGGTCCAGCTGCTCGGACCGCAGGACCGCCTGTTGCGCGTCGTCGAGAAGGAACATCCGGGTGTCGACGTGCACGTGCGCGGGAATGAGATCACCCTCACCGGTGAGGCGGCGGCGGTGGCAGCGGCGCGCGCGCTGGTCGACGAGCTTCTGGCGATGACGAAGGCGGGCCACGCCCTCGGCGAGTCGGATGTGTCCTCCTCGAGCCGCATCCTGCGATCGGAAGGCGGACCGCGACCGTCCGAGGTGCTCGGCGAGGCGATCCTCTCCTCGCGCGGGAAGGTGATCCGCCCGAAGACCCTCGGCCAGAAGGCGTACGTCGACGCGATCGAGGAGAACACGATCGTGTTCGGGATCGGCCCGGCCGGTACCGGCAAGACCTACCTCGCTATGGCCAAGGCGGTGCAGGCGCTGCAGCGCAAGGAGGTCAGCCGGATCATTCTCACGCGGCCGGCCGTCGAGGCGGGGGAGCGGCTCGGATTCCTCCCGGGCACCCTGACCGACAAGATCGACCCGTACCTCCGGCCGCTGTACGACGCGCTCAACGAGATGATGGACCCGGAGCTCGTTCCCAAGCTCATGGCGACCGGCACGATCGAGGTCGCGCCGCTCGCGTACATGCGCGGCCGCACTCTCAACGACTCCTTCGTCGTGCTGGACGAGGCCCAGAACACCACGCCCGAGCAGATGAAGATGTTCCTCACGCGCCTCGGCTTCGGCACGCGCATGGTCGTCACCGGCGACATCACGCAGATCGACCTGCCGCAGGGAGCATCGGGCCTGCGCCTGGTGACGCGTGTGCTGGGCGAGATCGACGACATCCACTTCTCGTACCTCACCAGTGACGACGTGGTGCGCCACACGCTGGTCGGGCGCATCGTCGACGCGTACAGCGAGTTCGACGAGCGGAGACTGACCGCCCGTCGGGAGCGCGACGAGGCCACCGAATTCGCCAATCGCGCCGAGCGGCGCGCCGCCTCGCGGCCGGCGGGCCCGCGCGATCACCTTCCCAAGCGAGGACGCTCATGA
- the rpsT gene encoding 30S ribosomal protein S20, with amino-acid sequence MANIKSQIKRNKTNEKARERNKAVKSELKTEVRRTREAIAAGDKAAAEKALTKASKKLDKAVSKGVIHKNQAANRKSAIAKQVAAL; translated from the coding sequence GTGGCGAACATCAAGTCGCAGATCAAGCGCAACAAGACCAACGAGAAGGCGCGCGAGCGCAACAAGGCCGTCAAGAGCGAGCTGAAGACCGAGGTGCGCCGCACCCGCGAGGCCATCGCCGCCGGTGACAAGGCCGCTGCCGAGAAGGCACTGACCAAGGCGTCGAAGAAGCTCGACAAGGCCGTCAGCAAGGGCGTCATCCACAAGAACCAGGCCGCGAACCGCAAGTCGGCCATCGCGAAGCAGGTCGCCGCTCTCTGA
- a CDS encoding pyridoxal phosphate-dependent aminotransferase gives MPALAPHVARMPGSGVRRILELALQRPGTIILAVGEPGEIAEPAVRGAAAAAWRAGEVRYTPNGGIRPLREAIVAKLAAENALHVDLEQVWVTVGATQALHMAMALTLARGDEVLVPDPGYTTFTMNAHLLQAVPVPYALHAEHGFRPDIAELDGLVTERTRALIVNSPSNPLGATFDAATMRALLELCARHDLWLISDEVYERFAYGTPHVSPAALDGDGRVLSVFSLSKSHGLTGARVGWLVTPPGWRPTMLRVQESLVSCVDAPAQRAAVAALTEGQSAVERAAEHYRRNLEAASAALTARGLRHHVPSGAFYLWIDVSHVSGDDVAAWCERFLDESGVAVAPGSAFGASGEGWIRVCAASDRADLLEGIGRLPAPAPTAAGRTEHTGAHP, from the coding sequence ATGCCCGCTCTTGCGCCCCACGTCGCGCGGATGCCGGGTTCGGGAGTGCGGCGCATTCTCGAACTCGCCCTCCAGCGCCCCGGAACGATCATCCTCGCCGTGGGCGAGCCGGGTGAGATCGCAGAGCCCGCGGTGCGCGGTGCCGCCGCCGCCGCGTGGCGCGCCGGAGAGGTGCGCTACACGCCCAACGGCGGCATCCGGCCCCTGCGCGAGGCCATCGTCGCGAAGCTCGCCGCCGAGAACGCGCTCCACGTCGATCTCGAGCAGGTGTGGGTGACGGTCGGCGCGACGCAGGCGCTGCACATGGCCATGGCCCTCACGCTCGCGCGCGGCGACGAGGTGCTCGTCCCCGACCCGGGCTACACGACGTTCACCATGAACGCGCATCTGCTGCAGGCGGTGCCGGTTCCGTACGCGCTGCATGCCGAGCACGGATTCCGCCCCGACATCGCGGAGCTCGACGGGCTCGTCACCGAGCGCACGCGTGCGCTGATCGTGAATTCGCCGTCGAACCCGCTGGGTGCGACCTTCGACGCCGCGACCATGCGCGCGCTGCTGGAGCTGTGCGCGCGGCACGATCTGTGGCTCATCAGCGATGAGGTGTACGAGCGGTTCGCGTACGGCACCCCGCACGTGAGCCCCGCTGCGCTCGACGGCGACGGCCGCGTGCTGTCGGTGTTCTCGCTTTCGAAGTCGCACGGCCTCACGGGAGCGCGCGTGGGATGGCTGGTCACCCCGCCCGGGTGGCGACCGACGATGCTGCGGGTGCAGGAGTCGCTCGTCTCGTGTGTCGACGCGCCCGCTCAGCGGGCGGCGGTGGCCGCGCTCACGGAGGGGCAGTCGGCCGTGGAGCGCGCCGCGGAGCACTACCGGCGCAATCTCGAGGCGGCCTCGGCGGCGCTGACGGCGAGGGGGCTGCGCCACCACGTGCCCAGCGGCGCGTTCTACCTGTGGATCGACGTGTCGCACGTATCGGGGGACGACGTCGCGGCGTGGTGTGAGCGCTTCCTCGACGAGAGCGGCGTGGCGGTGGCGCCGGGATCGGCCTTCGGCGCGAGCGGTGAGGGCTGGATCCGCGTGTGCGCGGCGAGCGATCGGGCGGACCTGCTGGAGGGGATCGGACGACTCCCGGCGCCCGCGCCGACCGCGGCCGGGCGCACCGAGCACACAGGCGCGCACCCGTAG
- the lepA gene encoding translation elongation factor 4: protein MSPRALQPLQPSATPPELIRNFCIIAHIDHGKSTLADRMLQITGVVADRDMRAQYLDRMDIERERGITIKSQAVRMPWSTAEGTYALNMIDTPGHVDFTYEVSRSLAACEGAILLVDAAQGIEAQTLANLYLALENDLQIIPVLNKIDLPAADPEKYAAELANLIGGSPDDVLRVSGKTGMGVEELLDRIVERIPAPTGNADAPARAMIFDSVYDSYRGVVTYVRMIDGKLEPRERIQMMSTRATHDLLEIGVSSPEPIPTKGLGVGEVGYLITGVKDVRQSKVGDTITTHRKPASEALPGYTDPKPMVFSGIYPIDGSDYADLREALDKLKLSDASLQYEPETSVALGFGFRCGFLGLLHLEIITERLAREFDLDLITTAPSVTYEVNTDTGETVTVTNPSEYPDGRVAEVSEPVVKVGILLPKDYVGTVMELCQSRRGSLLGMDYLSEDRVELRYNMPLGEIVFDFFDQLKSKTQGYASLDYEPAGSQTADLVKVDILLQGEKVDAFSSIVHRDKAYSYGTMMTERLRKLIPRQQFEVPIQAAIGARIIARENIRAIRKDVLAKCYGGDITRKRKLLEKQKEGKKRMKMVGRVEVPQEAFIAALSGDVEGKDKK, encoded by the coding sequence ATGTCACCGCGCGCCCTCCAGCCCCTGCAGCCGTCCGCGACCCCGCCCGAGCTGATCCGCAACTTCTGCATCATCGCCCACATCGACCACGGAAAGTCGACGCTGGCCGATCGCATGCTGCAGATCACCGGCGTCGTCGCCGACCGCGACATGCGTGCGCAGTATCTCGACCGCATGGACATCGAGCGCGAGCGCGGCATCACCATCAAATCGCAGGCCGTCCGCATGCCGTGGTCCACGGCCGAGGGCACGTACGCGCTCAACATGATCGACACCCCTGGGCACGTCGACTTCACGTACGAGGTGAGCCGGTCGCTCGCTGCCTGCGAGGGCGCGATCCTCCTGGTCGACGCCGCGCAGGGCATCGAGGCGCAGACCCTGGCGAACCTGTACCTGGCCCTCGAGAACGACCTGCAGATCATCCCGGTCCTCAACAAGATCGACCTCCCCGCCGCGGATCCCGAGAAGTACGCCGCCGAACTCGCCAATCTCATCGGCGGGTCACCGGACGACGTTCTCCGTGTGAGCGGGAAGACCGGCATGGGCGTCGAGGAGCTCCTCGACCGCATCGTGGAGCGCATCCCCGCGCCGACCGGCAACGCCGACGCGCCCGCCCGCGCGATGATCTTCGACTCGGTGTACGACTCGTACCGCGGTGTCGTCACCTACGTCCGCATGATCGACGGCAAGCTCGAGCCGCGCGAGCGCATCCAGATGATGTCGACGCGCGCGACGCACGACCTGCTCGAGATCGGCGTGTCGAGCCCTGAGCCGATCCCCACCAAGGGTCTGGGCGTGGGCGAGGTGGGATACCTCATCACGGGTGTGAAGGACGTGCGGCAGTCCAAGGTCGGCGACACCATCACCACCCACCGCAAGCCCGCGTCGGAGGCGCTCCCGGGCTACACCGATCCCAAGCCCATGGTCTTCTCGGGGATCTACCCGATCGACGGCAGCGACTACGCCGATCTGCGCGAGGCGCTGGACAAGCTGAAGCTGTCGGACGCGTCGCTGCAGTACGAGCCGGAGACCTCGGTCGCCCTCGGATTCGGCTTCCGGTGCGGGTTCCTGGGACTGCTGCACCTGGAGATCATCACCGAGCGCCTGGCGCGCGAGTTCGACCTCGACCTCATCACGACCGCGCCGTCGGTGACCTACGAGGTGAACACCGACACCGGGGAGACGGTCACCGTGACCAATCCGAGCGAGTACCCCGACGGGCGCGTCGCCGAGGTCTCGGAACCCGTCGTGAAGGTCGGCATCCTCCTGCCCAAGGACTACGTCGGCACCGTCATGGAGCTGTGTCAGTCCCGTCGCGGCTCGCTGCTGGGAATGGACTACCTGAGCGAGGACCGCGTCGAGCTGCGCTACAACATGCCGCTCGGCGAAATCGTGTTCGACTTCTTCGACCAGCTCAAGTCCAAGACGCAGGGCTACGCGAGCCTGGACTACGAGCCGGCCGGCTCCCAGACGGCTGATCTCGTGAAGGTCGACATCCTCCTGCAGGGCGAGAAGGTGGATGCCTTCAGCTCGATCGTGCACCGGGACAAGGCCTACTCGTACGGCACCATGATGACCGAGCGTCTGCGCAAGCTCATCCCTCGCCAGCAGTTCGAGGTGCCCATCCAGGCCGCGATCGGCGCTCGCATCATCGCGCGCGAGAACATCCGGGCGATCCGCAAGGACGTGCTGGCGAAGTGCTACGGCGGTGACATCACGCGCAAGCGCAAGCTCCTCGAGAAGCAGAAAGAGGGCAAGAAGCGCATGAAGATGGTCGGCCGCGTCGAGGTCCCCCAGGAGGCGTTCATCGCGGCTCTCTCGGGCGATGTCGAGGGCAAGGACAAGAAGTAG
- the hemW gene encoding radical SAM family heme chaperone HemW, whose translation MGASLPLGEPAPSDGALPGDASIDPATPFSAYLHVPFCRVRCGYCDFNTYTSGELRGARQDEYAATLLREVELAAGVLGDAGGLRAASTVFFGGGTPTLLPAGDLARMLGGVREAFGVAAGAEVTVEANPDTVTDAVADELAAAGVTRLSIGMQSAVPHVLAALDRTHDPAAVAVAVAAARRAGLDVSLDLIYGAPGESLVDWERSLEVALGLEPDHVSAYALIIEDGTKLARQIRRGEVPAPDDDLQADMYEAADAALAAHGYEWYEVSNWARSAGQRSRHNLAYWQGADWWGFGPGAHSHVAGTRFWNVKHPAAYAQRLRAGESPAAGRERPDAASRRLEAVLLRSRIREGLAISDLGDDRRAAVAGLIADGLVDGPSAVAGRIVLTLRGRLLADAVVRALTD comes from the coding sequence ATGGGTGCGTCCCTGCCCCTGGGCGAACCGGCGCCGTCCGACGGCGCCCTGCCGGGCGACGCGTCGATCGATCCCGCCACCCCGTTCAGCGCCTATCTGCACGTGCCCTTCTGCCGGGTGCGCTGCGGCTACTGCGACTTCAACACCTACACGTCGGGTGAGCTGCGCGGCGCGCGGCAGGACGAGTACGCCGCCACGCTGCTGCGCGAGGTCGAGCTGGCCGCCGGGGTGCTCGGGGACGCCGGCGGGCTGCGCGCGGCATCCACCGTGTTCTTCGGCGGAGGTACGCCGACGCTCCTGCCGGCGGGAGATCTCGCGCGCATGCTCGGCGGAGTCCGGGAGGCGTTTGGCGTCGCGGCGGGGGCCGAGGTCACCGTCGAGGCCAACCCCGACACGGTCACCGACGCGGTCGCCGACGAACTCGCCGCGGCGGGGGTGACCCGCCTGTCGATCGGGATGCAGTCCGCGGTTCCGCATGTGCTGGCGGCGCTGGACCGCACGCACGATCCGGCGGCCGTCGCGGTTGCGGTAGCCGCGGCACGCCGCGCGGGTCTGGACGTGAGCCTGGACCTCATCTACGGCGCCCCGGGCGAGTCGCTGGTCGACTGGGAGCGTTCGCTGGAGGTCGCCCTGGGGCTGGAACCCGACCATGTGTCCGCCTACGCGCTCATCATCGAGGACGGCACCAAGCTCGCCCGGCAGATCCGACGGGGGGAGGTGCCGGCACCCGACGACGACCTGCAGGCGGACATGTACGAAGCGGCGGATGCCGCCCTCGCGGCGCACGGCTACGAATGGTACGAGGTCTCGAACTGGGCGCGCTCCGCCGGGCAGCGCTCGCGCCACAACCTCGCGTACTGGCAGGGCGCCGATTGGTGGGGATTCGGTCCCGGCGCCCACAGCCACGTGGCGGGCACCCGATTCTGGAACGTCAAGCATCCTGCGGCCTATGCGCAGCGGCTCCGGGCGGGAGAATCGCCGGCGGCGGGCCGGGAGCGGCCGGATGCCGCCAGTCGGCGCCTGGAGGCCGTGCTGCTGCGTTCGCGCATCCGGGAGGGCCTCGCGATCTCGGACCTGGGCGACGACCGCCGTGCCGCCGTCGCCGGGCTCATCGCCGACGGGCTCGTGGACGGGCCGTCAGCGGTGGCGGGGAGGATCGTGCTGACGCTGCGAGGCCGACTGCTGGCGGATGCCGTCGTGCGGGCCCTGACGGACTGA
- a CDS encoding 16S rRNA (uracil(1498)-N(3))-methyltransferase codes for MALHFVDAGIAGAGPGDVVTLTGAEAHHAAAVRRVRVGEAVTVGDGRGIWLTGEIERVEPREVLIRVTAREEVPPRTPRLVLVQALAKGDRDELAIQAATELGVDEIVPWQAARSVSRWDAAKARKGRERWATIVREAAKQAHRSWTPEVAEPLGTADIAARAGRSRVIVLEPTAEARLSEIDLAADDPRDIVLVVGPEGGIAPEELARLSEAGAEAARLGDEVLRTSTAGPVALAVVNVALGRW; via the coding sequence ATGGCCCTCCACTTCGTCGACGCGGGCATCGCAGGGGCAGGGCCCGGTGATGTCGTGACCCTCACCGGCGCGGAGGCCCACCACGCCGCCGCGGTGCGCCGGGTGCGCGTCGGGGAAGCGGTCACCGTGGGCGACGGCCGCGGCATCTGGCTCACGGGCGAGATCGAACGGGTGGAGCCGCGCGAGGTGCTCATCCGGGTGACCGCGCGCGAGGAGGTGCCGCCGCGGACGCCCCGGCTGGTTCTCGTGCAGGCGCTCGCCAAGGGCGATCGCGATGAGCTCGCCATCCAGGCCGCGACCGAGCTCGGCGTCGACGAGATCGTGCCGTGGCAGGCGGCTCGCAGCGTGTCGCGGTGGGACGCCGCGAAGGCGCGCAAGGGTCGCGAGCGGTGGGCGACGATCGTGCGGGAGGCCGCGAAGCAGGCCCACCGGTCGTGGACGCCGGAGGTCGCGGAGCCGCTCGGCACGGCGGACATCGCCGCGCGTGCCGGACGCAGCCGGGTCATCGTGCTCGAGCCCACCGCGGAGGCACGCCTGTCGGAGATCGATCTCGCCGCCGACGACCCGCGCGACATCGTGCTCGTCGTCGGGCCGGAGGGCGGGATCGCGCCCGAGGAGCTCGCCCGACTGTCCGAGGCCGGGGCGGAGGCGGCGCGTCTCGGCGACGAGGTGCTGCGCACCTCGACCGCCGGCCCCGTGGCGCTGGCGGTCGTCAACGTCGCGCTCGGGCGCTGGTGA